In Thermofilum pendens Hrk 5, the sequence CTCGAGACTTCGTTTTAGTGTCCAGGATGAGCGGGCTTTCCGCGTTCGAAACCATACTCAACGATATTCTCCCAAATATGCTTTCATACGTAGCCTTAGTGTTTGTCCTGCAATTCTCAAGTGCCGTATTCTTCTCAGTTACACTCGAGTTCTTTGGACTAGTACCCGGCAACATAATGTCCATAGGGTTCATACTTCAACAAGCAGTGCTCTGGAATGCAATACAGATGAATGTATGGTGGTGGGCAATAATACCTGGAATACTGATAACGCTGTTTCTGGGTAGCCTCTATGTGATATCGTCTTCTCTCGACGAGCTTTTCAATCCTCGGCTAAGGGGTGAATGAATGTGAACACAATCCTTCAGGTTCGTGACGCCCGGATATACTACGCTGTGAAAGGTACAGAGGTAAAAGCCGTAGATGGAGTTTCATTCGAAGTCCACGAAGGAGAAATACTGGGGATAGTAGGCGAAAGTGGCAGTGGAAAATCAACATTGCTAAACTCGCTCGTAAATGTGAGGCCGCCCATGAAGTACATCGGCGGAGATGCACTGTTTGATGGGAAAAATCTCTACAGGATGAGCAAGGAAGAAAAGAAAAGTGTACTCGGCACACGCCTAACGATTATTCCTCAGTATGCACTGGATGCTCTACCACCAGTTTTCAGAATAAAGCAGTATCTTGCAGACTTCGCAAAAACGCATGGACTGAGTGAGAGCGAAATAATTAAGCTGGCACGAGAGCGGCTTAAGGAGGTCTCGCTGTCCGAAAAAGTACTTGATATGTATCCCATAGAGCTTTCAGGCGGAATGCGTCAACGCGTAGCAATAGTGATAGCCTCCCTAACATCGCCTCGGTTGCTACTGGGAGACGAAATCACCTCCGCATTAGATGTGGTCACGCAGAAGGGGATAATGCTCAACATTAGAAGATTTGTCGATGAAGGACTTATAGGATCTGCCGTACTGGTAACACACGATATATCCCTGATATACCAAGTAGCGGATACAATCATGGTCATGTATGCTGGGAAAGTAGCGGAGATAGCACCAGCAGAGGAAATAGCTAAAAAACCGCTACATCCATACACGAACATGCTGATATCATCTTTAACAAAGCTCGGCGTTAAGGCTTCTCAGCAGAGACTTTCGGGAATAAAAGGACTTCCACCGAGCCTAGCAAATCCTCCGCCGGGTTGCCGGTTCGCGCCCCGATGCCCATACGCGGTTGGCAGGTGTAAAAGCGAGGAGCCCCCAGCAAAAAATGTAGACGGTCATCTTGTAGCCTGCTGGTTGAGGGGGTGGGATTAGTGGTTGAACTGTTAAGACTAGAGAACGTGACTAAGGAATACTCCAGAGGACTCTTCGGTGGAACGAGGTTCAGAGCCGTAGAGGATGTCAGCTTTAAGGTCGATAAAGGAAAGATATTGGCGTTGATAGGCGAGAGCGGAAGTGGCAAGACAACAATAGCCAGGATAATCCTAAGGATCCTAAGGCCTACTAGCGGAAGAGTTATTTTCGAGGGGAAGGATATCTTTGCCTTCGATGCCGAGGAATCTGCGGCTTACTACAGAAACGTTCAAGGAATATTTCAGGACCCCTACTCCAGCTTTAACCCCCTGAAAACGGTGGACGATATCCTAGAGCTAACGTGTAAAAAGTATACGTGCTCGGAGTACCCAGAAAACGCGATTAAACAAGTACTTGAAAGAGTGGGGCTTGATCCGCAAAGCGTTCTTGGAAAGTTCCCTCACCAGCTCAGTGGCGGACAGTTGCAGAGAGTCTCCATAGCGAGAGCTCTATTGGTGAAACCTAGACTACTAGTGGCAGACGAGCCCGTATCAATGCTGGATGCCTCAACGAGGGTGGACATATTAAATATCCTCTACGATCTAAAGACCGGTGAAAACATCTCGACGTTGCTCATAACGCATGACGTTTCTCAAGCGTACTACGTCGGAGACGAGATAGTTGTATTGTATAGGGGACACGTCATGGAAAGAGGGGACGCCACAATATTGGAAAAACCCCTTCACCCATACACGACGAACCTTCTAGCATCCGTACCAACACTTAGCTCCAGGTGGGCGACCGAGGAAAAGATTCGGGCAGCGAGGCTAAGGCTCGAAGCAGAAGAAGAAACAGTCTACACCACTACTGGATGCAAGTACGCTTCGAGGTGTCCCTACGCTTCAGAGAAGCTCGGATGCTTCACAAGGAAGCCACCAGAAATAGAGGTTGAACCCGGACATTTCGTGAGGTGCTGGCTTTATGAAAGAAGGTAAGGTAGCTCTAGGCTCTAGAGAGTTGCTTATAGCACTGTTCACTCTTCTTTTACTAGACGCTGTCTCTCTAGCATACCACATTCAGCGTAGAATGCTTAACGAAAGTTTTTACCTAGGTCTAGTCACTCTACTAATCATCCTAATAGGCATAGTTCTCATCTTAAGAATGGAGGTTTCGTCTTTACCGAGAAAAGCCTCAGGCGAGAATAATGTTGCTCGGATTTAAAACGGCATTATTTCTGCTATTAGTACTAGTAGTCACACTAGCAGGTATTTTCATCACAGTTTTCCGCTTAGAAGAACCTCAGGGGCGCTTAACCCTGGTTCCCTGCTCCCGGTACGCCGTCGCGGTGGCGGACGGGAGCAGGGTTTCGGTCTGGAAGCCGGTGGGGGCGGCGTCTATAGACCCGAACCTATGGGGGCTTGTGGACTTCGAGGGAAGCGGGCTCGTACGCGGGTCGGCGCGGATGGAGTGTAGGGCGGGTGGACCCCTCCTCATCGAGACCGCGCTGGAGGTCGACGCCCCTCTGAGGCAGGGCGTGGTGGCGTACCACGAGGTAATATACGGGGTAAAGCCGTTCGGCGTCGACCCCGCGCACCCCCTTCCGCGCGACCCTCTCCCTCTCCCCGCTAGGCTGGACCTACTACCCAGGGTGGTGGCTCTAGCCGAGTACTCCGTGCACTGGAGCAGTACCGGGGTGAACGTGGCGTACGACGTCTGGCTGAAGAGGAGGGCGGGGGAGCCCGGGGTGTCGCGGGGAGACCTGGAGGTCATGGTCTGGCTTTACTGGGACAACGCCACCCCGGCTGGCTCCGCGGTATCGAGGTTCGAGGCGCCGGTTCTCGTGAACTGCACCCTTAAACCTCTCAACTGGACCGTGTGGATCCAGCGCTCCATAGGGGGAGGGTGGACCTACGTTGCGTTCACGCCAAGCGCGCCCGTACGCTCGGGGAGCGTGGCTGTAGACCTCAAGCTGTTCCTCGACAAGGCGGTAGAGCTCCTGGAGGAGTCGACGCCGGGGCAGTGGTCGGCGAGGGACCTTCACGTAGTATCGGTGGAGTTCGGTAGCGAGGTCTTCTACTCCAAGAGGATAGCGGTGAGCTGGGAGCTCAGAAGGCTGGAGTTACTCGTATCGCCGTCGAAGACCACCGCCGAGGAGGCTTTGAGAGGCGCCTGCAAGGGTTGAAGGAAAGACCCGGCTCACCCGGTTTTCCCTTCCCCGGCGCTCTTCTCCCGTAGCTCGCGCAGAGGCTCCGCGAACTTCCTCATGGCGTATTCCCAGGCGCGCTCCATACACTCTACTGCCCTGTCCGCCTCATCCCAGGTCACGGCGCTCTCCAGCTTGTACCTCCTCGTGTAGCTCTTAGACAGGAAGTGCAGGCACTCCTCCACCTTTCTCGGCACGGCGTCGCCCTCCACGAGGAAGAGCATCATCGAGAAGAGCCTGTGCTTCCTGAAGTCCTCTATCTCGGACGGCACTATCCTCTTCACCTTGAGGGCCAAGGCGTCTACCAGGAACTCCACGGACTGCTCGGCGTAGAACATCGACTGGTCGAGAAGCCCCCTCCTTCTCATCTCGTAGGCTAGCTCCATGTACTTCTGCGCCTCCCGGTAGTAGCTGGCGGCTAAGCCGTCGAAATCCACGGGGCGCCTACGCCTAGGCCTAGCGTAGCCGGCACCGCGCACCGGGGTAACAGCCCCTCTCTTCGCCCCGCGCTGCACGGCGACCGCGGCAGGACTCCAGGCTTCGAGGAGGGGCTGCTTCCGCTCTGGCTCCGCCTTCCCGGGTGGGAGTAGGAGCACCCTTAAAACGCCCACGGTGGTTAGCGGGCCCGCGGCTATTGCTGGCGCGGCTACCGCCGTGCATGCGTAGCAGGGGCTTTTCCCGAACACGTAGCTCAGGGGCTCTACCAGCGACATGTAAGCCGTCATCAAGGCTATACCCGTAGCCGCGTAGTCGTCCCGGCGGGGTAGAAGCCTGTACACGTACGTGGCCGCGAGGAGGACTGTGACGGGCAACGCCACCACAGATACGGCGGTGCCCCTGAACACTTCGAGGGCAGCGTAGGCCGCGGCCGAGGATACCACCGGCGCCACTACGCCCGCGCTACTCCCCTCGAGAAGCACGCGGAGAGCCGCGAAGACCGTGAGCGAGGCGACGAGCACGAGTAACGGTACGTCGAGGTAGGTGTTCCAGCCGAGGGCAGCCTCGTAGGCAGAGGCTGACGCGGCGAAGGCGGGTACCGCTAGGAGCAGTAGGGCCGACCCTTTGCCGAGCAGCGAGGCGTCGCTACGGAGTAGCTCGCGCCACCTCTGGCTAGCCACGGCTACGAAGGCGTAGGCGAACCCCACGTATGCGAGCACGGGCGGCTTGACCGCGAGGGCTAGGAGCCCCGCGAAGAAGAGCGTTACGCCCAGGAACCAGGCTTCACCACCGCTCCCCGCGGTTACCTTGAAGACCGGGTACATCGCTGGCAACGCGAGGATGGGAAGGAGGTACGCCGCCTCCCTCGCGGCTAGGTTTTCAAGCCCGTACGCGACGGTAGACAAGTACGCGAAGACCTTCAGCCTGTACACCCCGCTACTCTCGTCCGGCTGGGCGCACTCCGCTCCGAGGAGGGCTGCCAGGAAGGCTAGCAGGGTCGGCAGGAAGGCTACGTCCCCGCCTGTCAGCGCGTACACCCCGAACCTTTTCGCGGCTTCCCCGAGGGGCTGCCAGCCGCTGTACTCGTAGAGTATCAGCATTACCGCCGAGGCGTAGAGCCAGGCGAAAAGAATCGTGCTGACATTCCTGCAGGCATCCCTCGCTGCAAGCGTGGGTACCTCGCTCGAATCGTTTAAACCCATCGGCACCCACTATTATAGAACCTCGCGGTTTTAAATTGGTAACTAAAGAGTTAACAGCGCTCAGCCCCGGTGCCGGGGGACCGATCCCCCTCTACCGCGCGTGGAGACACGTGTGAGGGAAAAAGGGTTAAGCCGAGACCTCTTCGAGGCTTCTCCCCTTCGTCTCGACGCCCAGCGCGGCGACCACGGCGGCGGAGACCACGTGCGCCAGCGCGAAGACGGCGAAGGGGGCCGAGGGGTTCCCGTACGACTGTATCATGACGCCGGCCACGTAGGGTCCGAGGATCCCGCCTATCCTCCCGAATGCGTTTGCCCACCCGCTACCGGTTCCCCTGAGCTCGGTTGGGTACAGCTCCGGAGTGTAGGCGTAGGTCACGCCCCAGGCGCCGAGGTTGAAGAACGAGACTAGCACGCCCCACGCGAGGGCCTCGAGGTCTGTCTTCGCGGCCCACAGCCCGGCGCTCGCGATGCCCGCGCCCAGCATGTAGGCGGCGAGGACGGGCTTCCTGCCGGCGACCTCTACGAGGTAGGCTCCCGACAGGTAGCCCGGTATCTGGGCTAGCGTTATCAGTATCGCGTAGTCGAGGCTCCTGACGAAGGGTATGCCGCGCTTGTAGAGTATGTCGGGGAGCCAGAGGAAGATCCCCCAGTACGCGAGTACGAGCATGAACCAGTGGATCCACAGCATCACGCTCCTCCTCAGGTACCTCCTCCCGACGAGGTCCCTCAGCCCGGCCCTAGCGGCCGGCTGGGCCCGCGGCACCTCTACCCCGAGCCTCCCCGCGAGGGCCTCGGCTTCGGCGAGCCTACCCTTAGACACGAGGAACCTGAGGGACTCCGGGACGGCTACGTAGAGAACAGGGAGCAGTGCCAGCGCCGCGCTGGACGCTAAGAAGACGGCGCGCCAGCCGTAGCTGGGCGCGATTAGCCGCGATAGCACGAGGGATGCCAGCCACCCGAGCGCCCACGCGCTCTCCAGCACTGCGACCTGCCTGCCCCTGGAAGAGGTCGGCGCGTACTCCGCTAGGAGCACGCTCGCCGTGACCATGTAGCCCGCGTTCCCGGCCCCCGCGAGCACCCTGTACACCGATAGGTCCAGCCATCCCCGGGCCGCGGCGCTCATAGGGGTGAAAACACCCATGAGTGCGTAGGAGGCGACGAGGGACGCCCTACGCCCAACCCTGTCGGAGAGGTAGCCGATCAGGGAGGCGCCGAGGAGCATCCCGAGGAGCCAGCTGCTCAGAACCCTCCCGGCCTCCTCCGCTCCCATCGCGAGCTCCGCCCTTATCAGCGTCAAGGTCCCGCTGACCACTCCCGCGTACATCGCGCCGATAGCCCAGCCAGCCATCAAGACGGGGAGTAGGCGCGACTTCATACAGGTTCAAGAGGCTAAAAGCACTAAAAAGCCTTAGCGTCCGACAGGCTTAAACCATGGGGCTTCGCGTTGAGGGCTGGGGGTAGCCGTGCCCGGAGGAGGATCCAAGCTGAGGCTCGTAACCACCTCTCTGCTCGTCACACTCCTGATCCTGTCACTACGGCTAGCGGTCTACGCGCTTACGAACAGCCTCGCCGTGCTCGCGGACGCTTTCCACAGCCTGGTAGACATACTGGGGAACGTGTTCGCCGTAGCGGCTGTCGCCGTCTCCTCGAAGGGGCCCGACGCGGACCACTCCTACGGGCACGAGAAAGCCGAGAGCCTCGGCACGCTGTTCGTCGCTGGGCTACTGACGGTAATCTTTGCGTTCATAGTTTACGAGTCGCTTCAAAGAGCCCTCGCGCCCAGCTACTCGGTCGCGTTCACCGCGTGGTCCTCCCTTCTCCTCGCGTTCACGATGTCGATGGACATGTGGAGGGCGAGGGCTCTCTCCAGGGGCGCGCGGCTCTACAGGTCCACGGTTCTGGAAGCCGACGCGCTACACTACACCAGCGACTTCTACGCCACCGGGACTATCCTCGCGCTGAGCGTGGTCGGCACGCTGTACAAGGGCCCGTACCTCAAGTACCTGGACATGGCCGTGAGCGTAGCGATCGCCGGCTACTTCGCTTACTCGTCGCTGAGGCTCGCCAAGACAGCCGTAGACGAGCTCATGGATAGGACTCCCACAGAGGTCGTAGCCCTCTTCCGCGAAGTCGCCTCGAGCCGCGGTCTACCCGTCGAGAGGGTTAGAGCCAGGAAGGCGGGGCCCAGGGTTTTCCTCGACGCCGTGGCGCGGATCCCGCCGGGCATGACCCTAGAGGAGGCTCACAGGCTCGTAGACGAGGTGGAGGAGGAGCTGAGGGGCAGGGCGGGGGTGGACGTAGACGTTACTATACACATGGAGCCCCAGGACGAAGTAGCGGCTACGATCGCCCGTAGAGTGGAAGAGGCGGCTCGCCGCGAAGGAGTAGTCAGAGTGCACGGACTAGAGCTAGCCAGGGGCGAGGGCGGGGTACACGTAAGGTTTCACGTGGAGGCTAAGCCGGACGTCAGCGTCGAGGAGGCGAAGAGGATAGCGGACGAGCTTAAAAGAGAGGTAGAGTCGACGCCCGGCGTTTCCAGCGTCGTTGTCCACGTAGAGCCGGCGGCGAAGAGCGAGGAAGACGTCAGGAAAGCCGTGGAAAGAGTGCTGAGCCGGGAGGGGCTCCGCGGGAAGCTCGAAGTCGCCGACGTAAAGGTTGTAAAGACCGAGGGGAAGACGCTCGTAGACATAGTGTGCAAGGTTCCCCGGGGGGAAAGCATAGAGGAAGCCCACAGGAGTGTGGGTAGGCTTGAAGGAGTGCTGAGGGAGGAGCTCGGCGAGAAGTACCTGGTCACCGTATGCCTGGAGCCAACTTAGCAAAACATCGTTAGACATAGACAAAACAATGTTATACAATCATTCCTGAAAAGAGATTAGGTTGAATAACAACGTTATACATTGATATAACAATGTTATGCTTATTCCGCCACAAAAACGTGCACCAACAAACAAGCACAGCCCGGTAAAGAGAGCCTTGAAACATGCATCCCCGCCCACGCTCACCCGAGCACCCGGCGTTCGCCTTAAATACTCCTGCTTCCAGATTACTTGGGGGCCTGGGTTGGGAGTTAGGGCCGAGTTTCTGAGGCTACTGGAGGAGGACGTGGAGTTTAGGTATGCAGTCGCAGGCTACCTGGGAGTGTTAGAGGTTTTGAGGAGGCTAGACTCCCTAGCCGAGGAGATGAAGAGGCTCAGAGAAGAAATGCACGCGGGCTTCGCGAAGCACGGGGAAATACTTGAAAGGCTCGAAAAGATCCTCGAGAAGCACGAAGAGGCCTTGAGAAGACACGATGAGGAGCTAATCAGGCTTAGAGAGGACATGAATAAGGGGTTTGCCAGGCACGACGAGCAACTCGCAAAGCTTAGGGAAGACATGAACTCCGGCTTCGCGAGGCACGACGAAGCATCGAGAAGGCACGAGGAGCAACTTGTGAAGCTTAGAGAGGACTTCAACAAGCTGAGGGAGGATATGAACAAGGGCTTCGCTAGACACGACGAGGCTCTTAAAAGGCATGAAGAAGAACTCGTGAAGCTTAGGGAGGACATGAACGCCGGCTTTGCTAGACAAGACAAAGAGCTCACCAGGCTTAGAGAGGACATGAACGCCGGTTTCGCTAGGCATGACGAGTTATTCAGGAGGCATGAAGAGGAGATGAAGGGACTACGGGAGGATATGAATAAGGGATTTGCCAGGCACGATGAAGCGTTGAGGAGGCACGAGGAAGAGCTAGTAAAGCTCAGAGAGGACATGAACAAAGGCTTTGCTAGACACGACGAGGCGCTGAGGAGGCATGAGGAGATTTTAGAGAAGCATAGCGAGGAGTTAGCAAAGTTGAGGAGCGCTATGATTGCCGGTTTTGGGGAGTTAAGCAAGTTTGCGGGTATGACCTTCGAGGAATTTGTTAGGAAGTTCCTGACCGCTTACCTCAGGGAGGCGGGCGAAGTCCCGGAAGGCTCAGAGCTGAGGAGGGAGGTCGTAGAAGGCGAGGAGATAGACCTCTTCCTCGAAGAACCACTCATAGTCGGAGAAGTAACGGCACACGCAGAGTCCCTGGAGGAGCTTGAGAAGCTAGTCAGGAAGGCGGAGCTGGTGAAAGCCAAGTACGGTAAAGAACCCAGGAAAATCCTAGTCATACTTACAGCGCCCAGGGACTTAGCAGAGAAACTTGAAAAAATTGCCGGCGAGAAGGGCGTAGAGCTCATAATAGGGAGAACAGCCTAGCCCACTGTCAGCTTCTAGAAGCCGGGAGAGCCGCACACGGTTCCTAGGATGCTCGACATCAATGTCGGCGAAGCCGCGAGGACCCCGCTCGAGCGCTACGTCGCGAATCGGGAAGAGGTCGTCCCAGGAAGATGCTGAGGCGTACCAAGGAGCGCTTAGAGAGCAGGGTTGAGCCGGCCACTATAGCCAGGCTGATCCAAGAGAACAGAGCACAAGTGATTTTTTTCTCTTAGAGCCTCCGCTACGTGCGCCGTTTCTCCGTTAAGGCTCTCCGAAAACTGTAGCCCAACAGGTGCTGAAAAGCGAGGGGCTTAGGAAGTACCCGGTCGGCTCTTTCGGGCTTTCTCGGCGAAGTCTCGGCTCAGCAGTCCGAGATCGTCCCGTAGCTTTACCCCTCTCTCCACGGCCTCTAGCGCCAGCTGGTCTCCTCTCTCGAGGAGCCTTTCGAACTCCTCGGGGGTGAGGGGTATAACTTCGTATCCCGGCGGGACTTCGATGGCCTTCAGCCTCTCCAAGGGGCCTCCCTTGAACTCCCCGGATACCAGCACCACGTCTACGTCGCTCCACTCGTTGAAGTCGCCCCTCGCGTAGGAGCCTACGAGCACAGCCGTAACGCTACCTCTAAGCCTGCTGGCCCATTCTAAAGCCTCCTTCACCACCTCCTCTCTGAGCTTCACCCTCCTTTCAACGACCTCCAAGATCTCTCCACCCACCTTACTATTTCCTCTGCGTGCCTTATAGCCTCTTCTGCGTCCATCCTGGAGTAGTACTCCGCCGGGATACCCTCGTGCCACGCGTTCGGATACCTCGTAGGCACGTAGTACTTGTCCAGAGTAATCGCAGCCTGCATCACGTCCTGAGGAACACTTATGCCGCCAGGCATCACCCTTAGTAGGCGGGACACGCTATGCCCGTGGTGAGGGAGCCCCAGCCCGTAGAGAAGAGCCTTAACCGCGAACTCGGCTGCTTGCTGGGCCTTAAAGCAAGCCCAGTTGTAGTCTCCTCTCTCTAGATCCCCGCGCGCAGAGCTCAGGGTTCTCCTGGCTGTCTCCATCCACCTTTCGTACTCAGGGGAGTCCAGCACGGTCTCAATCTTCCATTAGTGGAGAGATATTTAGCTCTTCCGGCCTACGCATGGGACAGAAGAAAAAAGCGGAAACTACGCTACACTTATTAGGCTTCTACGCTTCCTATCGCGGTGATCCTGCCCACGCACCGGGCGGTACGCGTAAAGGTGTTGCCGGTTGAGCGGCGAGTACGTAGAGACCCTGAAGCGTAGAGCTGTGAAACTCCTCCAGGTAGCAAGGTCCATCGAAGACGCTGGGCTAGCGCTGTTCCTCGCTGAGCAAAGCGCCCAGCTGTACATAAAGGCTGTTCACTACGAGCTACTCGGCGAGAAGGTACGAGGGCATGGCTTGAGGGAGCTCCTGGGCCTTTTCGCGAGGAGCCTAAGAGAGGCGGGCTACGAGAAAGAGGCAGACGCTATCACAGGCTTAGCCCTCGAGCACCGCCGCGCCCTGGCTCTCCTCGAGGAAGCCTACACGATGGGTAGGTACGGAACGTATGTCTACGGCTCCGAGGACGTCGAGATTGCTGTTAGGACTGTCGAGAAGCTCGTGGAGACACTAGAGAAGGTGGCTAAGAGTGTCAAGCTGGGTTAAGCGTCACTTCGAGCACTTGAGGAAGTGGCGCGAATACGCCGAAGCCATTGCTAAAGCGGCTATGGACGTGGTGCCCGGCGCCAGGGTCTACGTTATCGGCGGAGTCGCCGAGGACAGGGTTACCGCGCTGAGCGACATAGACATCCTGGTGGTGGTACCCGGCGGCGCGCGTAAAGGGCTCTACGCGGACGTCCTTGAAAGAGCAATCGACGCGTACGGGCTACCCTGGGACGCCCCGGTAGAGCTACACATAGTCAGCGAGAACGAAGCCAAAGAGTACTTGAGACGCGCGAGACGAGCCGTACACGTAACCCCTGGAGGCTTAGAGGTCGACAATCGCTCGAAGGCTTAGAGGACTGTTTACCTGTGAAAAGCCTTCTCTCCGGTTGCCGATCCTCAGCCTTCACGAGCCTCTCCGCGTGCCCCGAGAGTAACCTCCATAAGTCTCTACCTGCGCCCCATAGACGAGTATGCAGTATGAGGTTCGCGAAAAAGTATAAACATATATAAAAGCTTTTAAGTGCAAGAAGGGGACGGGCAGGTGAGTGACGAGGCTCTGCGCTGGCTCTCAGAGGCGGAGTGGGATCTCGAGACCGCCGAGATTCTTCACAAAGCGGGTAGGTACAATGCTGCCGCCTTCTACGCTCACCAGGCGGCTGAAAAGGCTTGTAAAGCGCTACTTTACAGTATACACGAGGCCCCGTGGGGGCACAGCGTTAGGGTTCTCCTGGAGAGGTACTTTGAGGCCAGGGGGTTGAGAATAGATGAGCTCCTCAGCTATGCCAGAGAGCTGGACAGGCACTACATACCCGCGCGCTACCCCAATGCCCACCCAGCGGGAACGCCGCACGAAGCTTACGACAGCGAAGCCTCTTCAAGGGCTATTAGCGCCGC encodes:
- a CDS encoding nucleotidyltransferase domain-containing protein — translated: MEVVERRVKLREEVVKEALEWASRLRGSVTAVLVGSYARGDFNEWSDVDVVLVSGEFKGGPLERLKAIEVPPGYEVIPLTPEEFERLLERGDQLALEAVERGVKLRDDLGLLSRDFAEKARKSRPGTS
- a CDS encoding GH12 family glycosyl hydrolase domain-containing protein — encoded protein: MADGSRVSVWKPVGAASIDPNLWGLVDFEGSGLVRGSARMECRAGGPLLIETALEVDAPLRQGVVAYHEVIYGVKPFGVDPAHPLPRDPLPLPARLDLLPRVVALAEYSVHWSSTGVNVAYDVWLKRRAGEPGVSRGDLEVMVWLYWDNATPAGSAVSRFEAPVLVNCTLKPLNWTVWIQRSIGGGWTYVAFTPSAPVRSGSVAVDLKLFLDKAVELLEESTPGQWSARDLHVVSVEFGSEVFYSKRIAVSWELRRLELLVSPSKTTAEEALRGACKG
- a CDS encoding HEPN domain-containing protein, yielding MSGEYVETLKRRAVKLLQVARSIEDAGLALFLAEQSAQLYIKAVHYELLGEKVRGHGLRELLGLFARSLREAGYEKEADAITGLALEHRRALALLEEAYTMGRYGTYVYGSEDVEIAVRTVEKLVETLEKVAKSVKLG
- a CDS encoding HEPN domain-containing protein, which codes for MSDEALRWLSEAEWDLETAEILHKAGRYNAAAFYAHQAAEKACKALLYSIHEAPWGHSVRVLLERYFEARGLRIDELLSYARELDRHYIPARYPNAHPAGTPHEAYDSEASSRAISAAKAIVDFARRSL
- a CDS encoding cation-efflux pump, with translation MPGGGSKLRLVTTSLLVTLLILSLRLAVYALTNSLAVLADAFHSLVDILGNVFAVAAVAVSSKGPDADHSYGHEKAESLGTLFVAGLLTVIFAFIVYESLQRALAPSYSVAFTAWSSLLLAFTMSMDMWRARALSRGARLYRSTVLEADALHYTSDFYATGTILALSVVGTLYKGPYLKYLDMAVSVAIAGYFAYSSLRLAKTAVDELMDRTPTEVVALFREVASSRGLPVERVRARKAGPRVFLDAVARIPPGMTLEEAHRLVDEVEEELRGRAGVDVDVTIHMEPQDEVAATIARRVEEAARREGVVRVHGLELARGEGGVHVRFHVEAKPDVSVEEAKRIADELKREVESTPGVSSVVVHVEPAAKSEEDVRKAVERVLSREGLRGKLEVADVKVVKTEGKTLVDIVCKVPRGESIEEAHRSVGRLEGVLREELGEKYLVTVCLEPT
- a CDS encoding ABC transporter ATP-binding protein; amino-acid sequence: MNVNTILQVRDARIYYAVKGTEVKAVDGVSFEVHEGEILGIVGESGSGKSTLLNSLVNVRPPMKYIGGDALFDGKNLYRMSKEEKKSVLGTRLTIIPQYALDALPPVFRIKQYLADFAKTHGLSESEIIKLARERLKEVSLSEKVLDMYPIELSGGMRQRVAIVIASLTSPRLLLGDEITSALDVVTQKGIMLNIRRFVDEGLIGSAVLVTHDISLIYQVADTIMVMYAGKVAEIAPAEEIAKKPLHPYTNMLISSLTKLGVKASQQRLSGIKGLPPSLANPPPGCRFAPRCPYAVGRCKSEEPPAKNVDGHLVACWLRGWD
- a CDS encoding ABC transporter ATP-binding protein, whose amino-acid sequence is MVELLRLENVTKEYSRGLFGGTRFRAVEDVSFKVDKGKILALIGESGSGKTTIARIILRILRPTSGRVIFEGKDIFAFDAEESAAYYRNVQGIFQDPYSSFNPLKTVDDILELTCKKYTCSEYPENAIKQVLERVGLDPQSVLGKFPHQLSGGQLQRVSIARALLVKPRLLVADEPVSMLDASTRVDILNILYDLKTGENISTLLITHDVSQAYYVGDEIVVLYRGHVMERGDATILEKPLHPYTTNLLASVPTLSSRWATEEKIRAARLRLEAEEETVYTTTGCKYASRCPYASEKLGCFTRKPPEIEVEPGHFVRCWLYERR
- a CDS encoding HEPN domain-containing protein — protein: MLDSPEYERWMETARRTLSSARGDLERGDYNWACFKAQQAAEFAVKALLYGLGLPHHGHSVSRLLRVMPGGISVPQDVMQAAITLDKYYVPTRYPNAWHEGIPAEYYSRMDAEEAIRHAEEIVRWVERSWRSLKGG
- a CDS encoding HEPN domain-containing protein, whose amino-acid sequence is MGLNDSSEVPTLAARDACRNVSTILFAWLYASAVMLILYEYSGWQPLGEAAKRFGVYALTGGDVAFLPTLLAFLAALLGAECAQPDESSGVYRLKVFAYLSTVAYGLENLAAREAAYLLPILALPAMYPVFKVTAGSGGEAWFLGVTLFFAGLLALAVKPPVLAYVGFAYAFVAVASQRWRELLRSDASLLGKGSALLLLAVPAFAASASAYEAALGWNTYLDVPLLVLVASLTVFAALRVLLEGSSAGVVAPVVSSAAAYAALEVFRGTAVSVVALPVTVLLAATYVYRLLPRRDDYAATGIALMTAYMSLVEPLSYVFGKSPCYACTAVAAPAIAAGPLTTVGVLRVLLLPPGKAEPERKQPLLEAWSPAAVAVQRGAKRGAVTPVRGAGYARPRRRRPVDFDGLAASYYREAQKYMELAYEMRRRGLLDQSMFYAEQSVEFLVDALALKVKRIVPSEIEDFRKHRLFSMMLFLVEGDAVPRKVEECLHFLSKSYTRRYKLESAVTWDEADRAVECMERAWEYAMRKFAEPLRELREKSAGEGKTG
- a CDS encoding MFS transporter, with product MKSRLLPVLMAGWAIGAMYAGVVSGTLTLIRAELAMGAEEAGRVLSSWLLGMLLGASLIGYLSDRVGRRASLVASYALMGVFTPMSAAARGWLDLSVYRVLAGAGNAGYMVTASVLLAEYAPTSSRGRQVAVLESAWALGWLASLVLSRLIAPSYGWRAVFLASSAALALLPVLYVAVPESLRFLVSKGRLAEAEALAGRLGVEVPRAQPAARAGLRDLVGRRYLRRSVMLWIHWFMLVLAYWGIFLWLPDILYKRGIPFVRSLDYAILITLAQIPGYLSGAYLVEVAGRKPVLAAYMLGAGIASAGLWAAKTDLEALAWGVLVSFFNLGAWGVTYAYTPELYPTELRGTGSGWANAFGRIGGILGPYVAGVMIQSYGNPSAPFAVFALAHVVSAAVVAALGVETKGRSLEEVSA
- a CDS encoding nucleotidyltransferase domain-containing protein codes for the protein MSSWVKRHFEHLRKWREYAEAIAKAAMDVVPGARVYVIGGVAEDRVTALSDIDILVVVPGGARKGLYADVLERAIDAYGLPWDAPVELHIVSENEAKEYLRRARRAVHVTPGGLEVDNRSKA